In Desulforegula conservatrix Mb1Pa, one genomic interval encodes:
- a CDS encoding SUMF1/EgtB/PvdO family nonheme iron enzyme — MKLIKKSVVMGFLAVILPLLLHGLCFGAPETKAPAKAHLFKALIIGVSNYSDKNIKAFSGSGSDAQKIGKILTDVYGFQVKTLLNEKATRNEIISSMSQLSDLPQESSVMVVFLGSGEKDQLYDYTYWIPHDAKSGDVLTYIDNRQIAKQIKKIKSKHLLMISGASYPAAGITGVPQSQEELSKKFQGQSRWVLLSGLNIDVPDSADPSTGAFGKAIFQSFKKNQSSVFSVQDFYKGVQSSVSAKSGIKPVFGVFDSGQVSGGEFLFAKPEAQAALISGETSAASIEGEGTGNDAVLNINSPIQGADIYLNGIPWGKTPLKDKKVIAGKYSVKLSKDGYDPSQSEVTIAVGETKELDIDILPSKSSEGILKFTVTPQTASVLFTDGKTKYSPGMSLSPGKYQVEVSSFGYEKQKIDFDITPGAKIEKNINLKEASVIQNSLGMKFVKIAPGGFVMGSGSDVQNRGADEISHQVKISKAFFIQATEVTNGQWSEFVKATSYKTDSETSGNGPWIWIGHKWEQDPAYSWAKPGFQQTQDAPVVCVSWNDANKFIAWINAKGEGTYRLPTEAEWEYAARAGSKDNFSTGQCLSPQQANFDSTALWGKCQTGKPLKMTVKTANFPANPWGLFDMHGNAMEWCGDWYGEYQVSGEALDPKGAKTGTNRVARGGAWESYVYQCRSAKRFSFVPEESYNNLGFRLVAE; from the coding sequence ATGAAGCTCATTAAGAAAAGCGTTGTCATGGGTTTCCTTGCTGTTATTTTACCATTGCTTCTGCATGGTTTATGTTTTGGAGCGCCAGAGACAAAAGCCCCTGCAAAGGCGCATCTGTTCAAGGCCCTAATAATCGGTGTCAGCAATTATTCGGATAAAAATATTAAGGCATTTTCAGGATCAGGCAGTGATGCTCAAAAAATCGGAAAGATTCTTACAGATGTTTACGGTTTTCAGGTTAAAACACTGCTTAATGAAAAAGCAACGCGAAATGAAATAATCTCTTCCATGTCCCAGCTGTCGGATCTCCCTCAGGAGTCAAGCGTGATGGTGGTTTTTCTGGGAAGCGGCGAAAAGGATCAATTGTACGATTATACATACTGGATTCCACATGATGCAAAGTCCGGGGATGTGTTGACTTACATTGACAACAGGCAGATCGCCAAGCAGATAAAAAAGATCAAATCCAAACACCTTCTCATGATTTCAGGTGCAAGCTATCCTGCCGCAGGAATTACTGGTGTACCTCAAAGCCAGGAAGAACTTTCCAAAAAATTCCAAGGCCAGAGCAGATGGGTTCTTTTATCAGGATTAAATATTGACGTGCCTGATTCGGCAGATCCTTCAACAGGAGCTTTTGGAAAGGCAATTTTCCAGTCTTTTAAGAAGAACCAGTCTTCCGTATTTTCTGTTCAGGATTTTTATAAAGGGGTGCAGTCGTCAGTTTCTGCCAAATCTGGAATTAAACCGGTTTTTGGTGTGTTTGATTCAGGGCAGGTATCAGGAGGAGAATTCCTTTTTGCAAAACCAGAGGCCCAGGCAGCCTTGATAAGCGGAGAAACATCAGCTGCGTCAATAGAAGGTGAAGGAACTGGTAACGATGCCGTCCTTAACATAAATTCTCCTATTCAGGGCGCAGATATTTATCTAAACGGAATACCATGGGGGAAGACTCCGCTTAAGGATAAAAAAGTAATAGCCGGAAAATATTCTGTGAAATTGAGCAAAGACGGATATGATCCTTCACAGAGTGAAGTCACAATAGCTGTGGGAGAGACAAAAGAACTTGATATAGACATACTGCCTTCAAAGTCATCCGAAGGAATTCTTAAATTTACCGTCACTCCCCAAACTGCATCTGTTCTATTTACTGATGGCAAGACAAAATACTCTCCTGGTATGAGCCTGTCACCAGGAAAATATCAGGTCGAAGTATCGAGTTTTGGTTATGAAAAACAGAAAATTGATTTTGATATTACACCCGGCGCAAAAATTGAAAAAAACATAAATCTTAAAGAGGCTTCAGTAATCCAGAACTCCCTCGGAATGAAGTTTGTTAAGATTGCTCCAGGCGGTTTTGTAATGGGGTCTGGATCTGATGTCCAGAACCGTGGCGCAGATGAAATATCCCACCAAGTAAAAATATCGAAGGCTTTTTTCATACAAGCCACAGAAGTAACTAATGGACAATGGTCTGAGTTCGTGAAGGCTACATCCTATAAAACCGATTCTGAGACGAGTGGTAATGGTCCATGGATATGGATAGGTCATAAATGGGAGCAGGACCCTGCATATAGCTGGGCTAAACCTGGATTTCAGCAAACCCAGGATGCTCCGGTTGTCTGTGTTTCCTGGAATGACGCCAATAAATTCATCGCCTGGATCAATGCAAAAGGTGAGGGAACTTACAGGCTTCCTACTGAAGCTGAATGGGAATATGCTGCAAGGGCCGGCAGCAAGGATAATTTCTCAACCGGCCAGTGCCTGTCTCCCCAACAAGCAAATTTTGACTCTACAGCTTTATGGGGAAAATGCCAGACAGGAAAGCCTTTGAAGATGACTGTCAAGACAGCTAATTTCCCTGCTAATCCATGGGGGCTTTTTGATATGCATGGTAATGCCATGGAATGGTGCGGTGACTGGTACGGCGAATATCAAGTATCAGGAGAGGCTTTGGATCCCAAGGGCGCAAAAACCGGCACAAACAGGGTGGCAAGAGGAGGCGCATGGGAAAGCTATGTATACCAGTGCAGATCTGCAAAGAGATTCAGCTTTGTTCCTGAAGAATCATATAATAATCTTGGTTTCAGGCTGGTTGCTGAATAA